The following nucleotide sequence is from Apium graveolens cultivar Ventura chromosome 4, ASM990537v1, whole genome shotgun sequence.
TCTTCCCAAAATTCATTACAAATTTAACTCTGTATGTTCTGATAGCATCAATTAATTCAGCAAGTCCCCACTATAACATATTTCAAGTTCTTGTCAAGCTTTTTGCAACTCTTTATTACTAAAAAGCAAATAAGTTTAAACAATCAGACCATATAACCTCATATAGATTCAAAAAGAGTCACACATGAATATTTGAATTATTTTTGCAGAACTGACAAATTATTTTACAATCAGTTTACATATTTCCTTTTATGTTCTCACAAGTGCCTAAACGATTGGAAAATAGCAGTTTTTGTGAAGAACTCCTTAGAAATGGCCTTGTACATGGCTTCAGTGAGATGTAATCCATACCAATTGATGTACCGAGAAGGGTCTTTGCAGGAATCTGAAAAAAATGAACCACAATGTGCTAAGATGTTGAAATTATATTCACCAGGCCACGCTCCACAACAGGCTTTGAACATGTGATTGATACCATAGAGTCCTCCATTCTTCAGAACGTAGCTGTAGGCATTGTTGTAATCTGCATAATCAATAACAATACCTGGGAACTGTCTTAGTAAGCCTCTTAAATTTTGTTGGAAGATTGTGTTATGAATGTTGCTCAAATCGTTTACACTTCCGACGCATCCGATTTTATCTCTGTTAGTAGTTTTATACATTTTCATGGAAAAAGCGAGGCACCCTATTGGTGGCATGCCTTGAGCAATAACATAGTTAGCCCCCATGTTTAACAATGCCTGTATTCAACAAAAAACAAAACATGTgcttattttttttgttaaatgcTATTTcctgatttttaattttcagagCAAACAAAGCATGAAAAGATAAAACCGCCCCCATGCATACATGATAACAACAAAAGAAAAAAACAATGTGATAGATAATTTCGCCTTTTCATGCCTTTTTAACTCTGAAAATAAAAAGTTTCCTCTGTAAATAACATTTGCCTTTTTtattgtaaaattttattatgTGTCAAAGATGTTTTGCTACACATAACTTGCATGTtctcaaaaatataaaatttattgaAACCTTACATGTATACatgataattataaatatgaaaATTTTCTATTTGTTTTCAATTTTTTTCCACTTTATGTAATTGACTTATATTACAACGTAGGTACAATCTTATGGTGGTAAACTTTTGTCAGATGCGTGGAGTTGctcttgttttataccatgcaGTAAGTTAAACTTTTGTTTTACATTAGTTAGACATATGTAATCATTTTTATGTTTTTGTGATTCTGTCATAAATGACTATAAAAATACCACCATCTATCTTAATGTGATAGACAAAAAAGACTTTTAGAGTCAGAATGGAAAAAACATTTATGGCTTTTATGAATACAAACATGGAGAAAAGGAAAACAATATCAATGCCAATGATGGAATGATATTATATGAACTGTTGAAATCATTTTTTTGCTATTAGGACCGGGAATACAATTATTATGATGATGTTATTTCTGTTCGGATGGGAAAAACTATAAGATAACAAAAATAGAATAATATAATTGCCTgttatcatatatatatatatatccacttTTCTGTTTATGCATGTTAAATTTGTTATTTCTTGTCACATATTAGTGATATCAATATCAGATGGTACATCATATCCGTTGTCTACACATTTGTAATAATTATAAGTTATTTTTGCGTTGTGTAAAAAATTATTAGGTGGCCTTTAATAAACGTGAATAATTTCGTAATATTATGCTATTATCTTAAATATTGGTTTAACTAGTTTTCAGTCGGAGAGAATCACAGTGTAGTAGAGATTCGGATACCAGAATTGAGAAAATAATAATTGAAGATCCTTTTCAGATTCAGAAAAATGTTTGTTTTTCCTTAAAACCGGGTCAGCTCCTGAAGTTGAGAAAAGAATTTGCTACTTCATCAAGGATTTTGGAAACTGTTGCAAGAAAAGAGATATACAAATATAGGTCAGGTAAGATTTAAATCTaatttgtaataaagttggtgttatacccaaaatttggcattggattgactcgggtcaaatgCGGATTAAGTACAATCAAAACCGGTATTGCATCGTGGATAGTTAGGACGCGTCCAGGCACGTAGGACGCGCCTACCTTTGAGGAGATGTTTAATGGTCTAGTGATGGTGAAGCTTGAAAGTGCATGATTAGGGAAGGACACGCCCAATCGTGGTGGATGCGTCAGTCTTGGTGAAAGTACTTGATAATTGTGGTTTTGTGGCAATAGAAGTTGAAGGACGCGCCCTGAGTATTGGAATGTTGTGTGTAACGGTTTCTAAAGAGACAATACAGGTTTCATAGAGGTAGGGGCGCGCCCAGTGTCTTAGGACGCATCCTGTGCTTGGTCTATGTATCCTTAATGGTGACTTCAGGACAAAACTTGCATGGAGAGGATCAATGGAGATTGTttttactaacgtatttgttAAAGGTattctttgaagaattccctccttgagacggtcaaggagggggatgtccgtgaaaagcttgaaggcctccaggggtatgcctgatgattgaaggcctcctcctgtattcaacgggtgtcctcgttggggatgcggggttaacgttggtgtgtgctttgggaactctgttcttgtattcaacgggtgtcctcgttggagaactttggagtcatcctgcactttgcacccaagagcttgggatcacctgtcctgttatctaGTGGGTTATCCCCattcgggggacaaggatgcgtccgACATTTAGGGTGAatcgtggctatacctgcgtccgtaaatcaagggagatagctgtagcggagtcttatccttgcgcagggagatgcattatccgtgaagtcctgcgattatggacgagccttgggccttcgcggttgggcctcatagttggacattcctaaagctagcggaagaaggactttggatgggcttctaccgggcttaggaataagaagtctaagcccattagatttcttgttccacaagaactacgtcaggcttgatccctatataaagggtacgtaggcacattgagagggtaagaagttgagagctgatgagagagccaccacttactctgatcaatctcagcctaaaacaaccacaaaccacCACACATCGCTCGACTTTCcggcgaagaaccaccgtcatagatcttaattccggcaaaaaacctcaatctttgttgttaccagatttcTCCGTCAACAAATCggtgctagaaggaggggctgCTGATTAAGATCGtaatcttaggaggaaaagatgtcttacaatcgtgatggaagttcttatgatggaagtgatagCAGATCTGAAGAAGAAGGCGGGGGAGGCTACACTCGCCATGAACCCTACGTTCCCAGAAACATGGCAGATCCACCGAGAGCTCCGGATGTGGGGGGGATACCTCCGGTcctcatcagcaacgctgatatcCTGGAGCAGCTATACTATATGGAGGATACTCTTAATAGTTTTCACTCAAGACTGAATACGATGGAACGTCGGAGAACGAGGAGAGGTCGTCGTTTTCCCCGTCACGCCCATGCCGTGGGGAAGGCGCCAGTAGTTGAAGGAGATACCCAGGGCAGCAGAGAAAACCCGCGAATCACTCCGCGGTGCTTGGAATATTCTGATGATGTAGAACCTATTGTGGAGCTTGTCGATGAGGATACCGATGGTAGGGAAAGGCCTCACCTTGGTAACCAGGTGGTGCCACACCCACATAGGTCTGGGCGTATGATGGACGAGCGTCGTCGTGCGGAGAATACTTAGAATCAAGATGAAGAAGGAAGATATTTTTTAACCTTGAAAAGaaggcttggcataaggttggaggATGACGATTTGAGGATGCTGCTGGTAGAATGACAAAAGGAAAGAAACGCTGGATAAGCGAGGCCCCGTGATACAACACGTGTGCCCCTTACATTCCAAAGGGATGACAGGGTGCGGCACCGcgagcacgagcgtgcccctccaCGAGGAAGGCCCGGGAATTACTACCGGGGATATCAGAGGAATGAACGAGGAAGGATGGGATACCAATATAGAAGAACACCCTACAATGGTAGGAGAGATGACACACCCTCCACTGAAGAAGCTCCTGTCATTATTCTTGTAGCTTCCCACAGTGCTACGAGTAATGGGTCCAGGGCGCGTCCTCATGAGCAGAACGGCGGTCGAATTCAAGTAAGAGTGCAAAATAATGATGAAATTCCGTGACGCGGTCAAGAGAAACCTCGCGTGTGGGAAAACGTTCAAAACCAAGATGATAACATACCACAGCCGCAGCCTCAGGACGAGGGGCGGCGAGATCCATCGCTACAATCGGGGGGTAATCAAGGGGAACCACAACAAGTCACGGAGCAACCCCAACAGCCTAACTCCATTCCTGGAGTAGGGATGTTTAATGTGAACGATCTCAAAAGGTTACTCAACCATCTTGAAGGAGGAAGAGTAACGGCAACTACgcaagctccttctccttttgctgctgttgtgagggaggcgcaattgccggtaggatacaggaacacaaccaatgacttgcGTTTTCATGGGAACTCTGGCCCTGTGGAATTTCTGGGGCATTTTAACATTgaaatggatgtatatcaagtacctgatttggctcGATGTCGTCTCCTTGCGGCCACTTTTAGAGAAGACGCTTAGCAGTGGTTCCAGAAACTTGGTCCAGGTGTGATCACATCCGgggaacagatgaaaactttgttttTAACTCAATTCCAAGCTGCAGTGAAGTACACACCACCAGTTACCACACTGGCTAATGTGAAACAGAAGGAAGGAGAATGTTTGACCTCATACTTCAAAAGGTTCAATGCAGAATCCACTTTGGAAAGGGGCGCAACTGATGAAACGCTGAAAATACTTCTTATAGCTGGACTACGTATGGGAACAGATTTCTGGAAGCACCTGCAAGGGAAGGACCCTGTGTCGTTAGCTGATGTGCTTGCGCAGGCGGAATCATTCAAAGTGATTGAGCAGTCGCTTGCAGAGACAAAAAAGAATGACAACACccataactccaaggggcgaGCCAAGAGAAGAGATAGATCCTTGAGCCCAGATTACTGGGCCGGGAGCCCTAATAGGGTGAACATCGTGAATACGCAGAGAGAATGGAGCCCGCCATCGAACTATGAGAGAAGGGTCAACAATTATACCCCACTGGCTGCATCCATTGATCACATCTTCAAGGTAAATAAGGATAGAGGAATCTTCAAGAAACCAGaccgtctaacttcatggcagagTAGAGACAAGAAGAAGTATTATGATTATCTTGAGTCTACCGGCCATGACACCCACGAGTGTCGTcacctaaaagatgaaattaaggaattgatcaaggctgggtacctgggagaatggattgacaaggtgaaATGACGCAGGGGAAGCGATGACAAGGGTAAGGATGAAAGACAGCCCCCGTGGGTGGAAGATGTTGAAAAAACAGCGGAAGTTAAGTTTCAGAGGGCTGGCAGTATcagggcaatttttggaggacaccctttTGTTGGTGATAGCAATCGAGTATTGGAAAGAAACGCAAGAGAGGCACGAGATTCGCCGCTCACCAACATTCACAGCTTGGAAGATAGACCTCCAAAGATCTTTAAGGGAGAGTCCGCTAACACTAAATTCAAGGAAAAAGAATCAAGGTGGGTGCACCATCCCCACAACGATGCGCTGGTGATTACCATGCTTATTGGGGCAATGAACGTACATCGAGTTTTCTTGGACAATGGGAGCTCTGCAAACATCCTGTATTACAGCACATACAAGAAACTGGGTTTCCCGGATAGTGATATGTATTTTGAGGATGCACACGTCTATGGCTTCACGGGAGAAACGGTAAGAGTTATGGGTTCGGTTAGACTCCCTGTCACACTTGGGGAAGGAACTCTTTCGGTTACCCAAATGATAGACTTCAAGGTGCTGGACCAGGAATCCGTGCACAATGTGTTGGTGGGCAGACCTTGGCTGAGAGCattcagggtgataacctcgatacatcacTTGATGATCAAATTTCCAACACCCAACGGAGTAGGCAGCTATGTgggtttttggagagagagaaAAGAGGAAAGTGATAATGATGTGATGTGACCGAGGTATTTATAGAGAAGTGGGTGGATGACGTGTGCGCCAGCTGCCACGCAACGGTTAGTTGTGAATAGAAGCCTTGGGCGCGTCTAGATCTTAGGACGCATCGTAACGTACTGCAATGGGGTAATCCAAATTTTGCCTATGGTTGTGAGtaaaattccaattttgttttcaactgcaaatgaaatttggggggtagttgttatacccaaaatttggcattggttTGACTCGGGTCAAATGCGGATTAAGTACAGTCAAAACTGGTATTGCATCGTGGATGGTTAGGACGCGTCCAGGCACGTAGGACGCGCCTACTTTTGAGGTGATGTTTAATGGTCTAGTGATGGTGAAGCTTGGAAGTGCATGATTAGGGAATGATGCACCCAATCGTGGTGGATGCGTCAGTCTAGGTGAAAGTACTTGATAATTGTGGTTTTGTGGCAATAGAAGTTGGAGGACGCGCCTATCTCTCTGAGGACGCGCCCTGAGTATTGGAATGTTGTGTGTAACGGTTTTCCAAAGAGACAATACAGGTTTCATAGAGGTAGGAGCGTGCCCAGTGTCTTAGGATGCGTCCTGTGCTTAGTCTATGTATCCTTAATGGTGACTTCAGGACAAAACTTGCatggagaggagcaatggagattgtttttactaacgtatttgttgcaggtattctttgaagaattccctccttgagacgatcaaggagggggatgtccgtgaaaagcttgaaggccttcagaggtatgcctgatgattgatGGCCTCCTCCtatattcaacgggtgtcctcgttggggatgcggggttaacattggtgtgtgctttggaaactctattcttgtattcaacgggtgtcctcgtcggagaactttggagtcatcctgcactttgcacccaagagcttgggatcacctgtcctgttatctggtgggttatccccattcgggggacagggatgcgtccaacacttggggtgaaccgtggctatacctgcgtccgtaaatcaagggagatagctgtagcggagtgttatccttgcgtaggaagatgcattatccgtgaagtcctgcgattacggacgagccttgggccttcgcggttgggcctcatagttggacattcctaaagctagcggaagacggacTTTTGATGAGCTTCTAAtgggcctaggaataagaagtctaagcccattagatttcttgttccacaagaactacgtcaggcttgatccctatataaagggtacgtaggcacattgggagggtaagaagttgagagctgataagagagccaccacttaatctgatcaatctcagcctaaaacaaccataaaccaccacacaccgctcgactttccggcgaagaaccaccgtcatagatcttaattccggcgaaaaacctcaatctttgttgttaccagattcctccgtcaacagtTGGTTTTCTAAAAAATTTGGGTTAGGTACTACAGACTTCTAAATCTGTTGTATTAACTATAATCCTTGCCCTTTAAAATTAATTTGCTATGTTAAAAGGGGCTACCATAAATAAGTTTTAACTTGACTAGATAATCTCTGGTTCATATGACTTTATAGGTAATTAGGGTAAAATAGTTCAATATCACAGGGTTGGTTATTTGATTATGATATTTTTGATTTTCCATCAGTGAGCTTGGTTCATTATAAGAGAAATAATTCAGTATCACCCGATCTCTTGCCTACCCTTTATTTTTGTTATGTAAAACTTATTTAATTACAGTAGGACAACAGGAGGTATCAACGTCCAAATGTTATACTCACTACTGCAAAAATAATAAAGACATGTCTGATGACTTTTGATACAGTAAATTATATATTTgttagagcaagtccaatgcaaGATGCAAAATAGCTATAGTTATTGCTAGAATTTGGCATCAAAAAGTGTCTTTTGATGCTAAAATAAAACTTCAACTCCAATGCTAGATGCATTTTAAAACCAAATATTTCCTAATTTACTTAAATTTTGTCACCTTCCCCTAAGTTTGATTTAAAGCACAACAACATTCATCTCATTTGTAGTAGTTTGATGATGTGGTTAGATGCATAAATGCATCCTTGGTTTCAAATTTAAAGCCAATGATGCATATATGCATATTTGCATCCAAGTATAGAACTCCTTTGGAGTTAAAATTTTTGACATTTGGTTTCAAATTATAAAAATGGCACCACTTATAGCACtgcattggacttgctcttagaCTTCAAATAATATACCTTTTCTGTGAGAATTCTGTAGTTGGCTGTTTTGGAATCTGAGCAAAAAGCTGAGGAGGCAGAAGGACCTGAAACTAGTTCAAGTAAGAGAGGCAAAAAAGGAATAAGTCTGCAGCAACATAGAAGTAGTTTGCTTCCATATTCCGCCGTCGTCAAATAAACTAACAGACTTGCTAGCTGCATTGATAGTTAATACTGAACATTGTACATGGGAACTTACCCTAATTTTGAAACTCTTTGAATGTTTTGTACTTGAAAAGACTTCCAGATTGGGGACTTTATTTTTATTCCAAATGTGTGTTGTCATGTTGAGTTACGTGTAAATGTTTTTTTGATAAGTTTACGTGCAAATGTTGGTTGTCAGATCAGTGTATTCATTCTTTAgcttaatattgaatataaattgtCATGATTATATTATAGACGCAATCAAAGTGTGAAAACTCCGAAACTTTTTCTTGCATTTTTttgtatataatttttttaattcgtGTATAATAAATCTTCCCAAAATGCCTTACAAATTTAACTCTATGTGTTCAGATAGCATCAAGTAACTCAACAAGTCCCCACTATAACATATTTTCAAGTTCTTGTCAAGCTTTTAACAACCCTTTATTGTTACAAAGCAAATAGGTTTAAACAGTCAGACCATATAACCTCATATAGATTCACAAAGAGTCACATTGACATGAATATTTGAATTATTTTTGCAGAATTGACAAATTATTTTGCAATCAGTTTACAGATTTCCTCTTATGTTCTAACAAGTGCCTAAAAGATTGGAAAATAGCGGTTTTTGTGAAGAACTCCTCAGAAACGGCCTTGTACATAGCTTCAGTGAGATGGAATCCATCCCAATTGATGTACCGAAAAAGGGTCTGTGCAGGAATCTGAAAAAAATGAACCACAAGGTGCCACTACACCATATTTGACCTATAGCAACACCAAAAACAAGTGTTAAAATGACCAAAAAGTGTTACctaaatcaaaaaaatgggctatggttacattttttgaaaatttggggGTGTTGGATTTGCCCCTGCTACAATAGGTGTCTACGGTTACACTTTTTGAAAGTTTGGTAACACCTCTCAACTTGTTACAATAGAGTACCTATATTTACATTTTCTATTTTTATGGTAACAAGTT
It contains:
- the LOC141718239 gene encoding GDSL esterase/lipase At3g48460-like, with product MGANYVIAQGMPPIGCLAFSMKMYKTTNRDKIGCVGSVNDLSNIHNTIFQQNLRGLLRQFPGIVIDYADYNNAYSYVLKNGGLYGINHMFKACCGAWPGEYNFNILAHCGSFFSDSCKDPSRYINWYGLHLTEAMYKAISKEFFTKTAIFQSFRHL